The Flavobacteriales bacterium genome has a segment encoding these proteins:
- a CDS encoding universal stress protein: protein MDKKIFKVLVPHDFSAVADCAVNHASKIANSFNGEVHLLHVVSKQKEVDAIKEKLTKIAEKAEKNTAASFHVIVRIGNIFEDIGDVASEIGAGFIVMGTHGAKGMQKIMGSYALRVISHSKVPFVVVQNKNPKDSDTYDDIVVPVDHSDVTKQKLAVAANIATHFGSRIHLFYENVSDEFLKKKLDRELSFAKNYFLERKITYTMNQADEEGSLKKQLIKFAARIDADLIAVVNTQEGALLPDFFGSDEQVVIANDAEIPVIITNPTQQVVAGGVLGT, encoded by the coding sequence ATGGATAAAAAGATTTTTAAAGTTCTAGTCCCTCATGATTTTAGTGCAGTTGCAGACTGTGCAGTTAATCATGCTTCCAAAATTGCTAATTCGTTTAATGGCGAAGTTCATTTACTTCATGTTGTTTCTAAACAAAAAGAAGTTGATGCTATAAAAGAAAAACTTACAAAAATTGCAGAAAAAGCAGAGAAAAATACAGCAGCATCTTTTCATGTTATTGTTCGTATTGGAAATATTTTTGAAGACATTGGTGATGTAGCTTCAGAAATAGGTGCTGGTTTTATTGTAATGGGAACACATGGTGCAAAGGGTATGCAAAAAATTATGGGTAGTTATGCTTTAAGAGTAATCTCTCATTCAAAAGTACCATTTGTTGTTGTTCAAAATAAAAATCCAAAAGATTCTGATACTTATGATGACATTGTTGTTCCTGTTGATCATTCAGATGTGACGAAACAAAAATTAGCTGTTGCAGCTAATATTGCTACTCATTTTGGAAGTAGAATCCATTTATTTTATGAAAATGTAAGTGATGAATTTTTAAAGAAAAAATTAGATAGAGAATTGTCTTTCGCTAAGAATTACTTCTTAGAAAGAAAAATTACTTACACCATGAATCAAGCTGATGAAGAAGGTAGTTTGAAAAAACAATTAATCAAATTTGCAGCACGTATTGATGCTGATTTGATTGCTGTTGTTAACACTCAAGAAGGTGCTTTATTACCTGATTTTTTTGGAAGCGATGAACAAGTTGTTATTGCAAATGATGCAGAAATACCTGTTATCATAACTAACCCTACTCAGCAAGTTGTTGCTGGAGGTGTATTAGGAACCTGA
- a CDS encoding ketoacyl-ACP synthase III: MSKITAAITAVQGYVPDYILTNKELETMVDTNDEWIISRTGIQERRILKGEGKGASDMAAPAVLELCKKRGISPTEIDLLICCTVTADHIFPATANIITDKVGAINAFGFDINAACSGFIYGLVTGSKFVESGTHKKVVVVGVDKMSALVDYEDRQTCIIFGDGCGAVLLEPNTEGYGVMDSILRSDGSGFQHLHQKAGGSAYPPSLETVKNKEHHIHQEGQAVFKFAVTNMADVSAEILEKNNLTADDVAWLVPHQANKRIIDATARRMGLSDDKVMLNIQKYGNTTSGTIPLCLWEWEKQLKKGDNIILSAFGGGFTWGAIWVKWAYDSKQ, translated from the coding sequence ATGAGTAAAATTACAGCAGCTATAACTGCAGTTCAGGGGTACGTTCCAGATTATATTTTAACCAACAAAGAGTTGGAAACTATGGTTGACACCAACGATGAGTGGATTATCTCGAGAACTGGTATTCAAGAGCGAAGAATACTAAAAGGAGAAGGAAAAGGAGCATCAGATATGGCAGCTCCTGCAGTTTTAGAGCTTTGTAAAAAAAGAGGAATCTCTCCAACAGAAATAGACTTACTTATTTGCTGTACGGTTACAGCCGATCACATTTTTCCAGCAACAGCTAACATTATTACCGATAAAGTTGGAGCAATTAATGCTTTTGGATTTGATATTAATGCAGCTTGTTCCGGATTTATATATGGTCTTGTAACGGGCTCGAAATTTGTTGAATCTGGCACACATAAAAAAGTAGTAGTTGTTGGCGTAGATAAAATGTCAGCTTTAGTTGACTATGAAGACAGACAAACTTGTATTATTTTTGGAGATGGTTGTGGAGCTGTTTTATTAGAACCAAATACCGAAGGTTATGGAGTGATGGATTCCATTTTACGAAGTGATGGATCTGGTTTTCAGCATTTACACCAAAAAGCTGGAGGTTCAGCATACCCTCCATCATTAGAAACCGTTAAAAATAAAGAACATCATATCCACCAAGAAGGACAAGCAGTATTTAAATTTGCTGTAACCAACATGGCAGATGTCTCTGCAGAAATATTGGAAAAAAACAATCTAACTGCTGATGATGTTGCATGGTTAGTGCCACATCAAGCCAACAAACGAATTATTGATGCAACTGCTCGTAGAATGGGATTAAGCGACGATAAAGTTATGCTAAACATTCAAAAATACGGCAACACCACATCAGGAACTATTCCTTTGTGTTTATGGGAATGGGAAAAACAATTAAAGAAAGGTGATAATATTATTTTATCTGCTTTTGGTGGTGGATTTACTTGGGGTGCCATTTGGGTAAAATGGGCTTATGACTCCAAACAATAG
- the narH gene encoding nitrate reductase subunit beta — protein sequence MNIRSQISMVFHLDKCIGCHTCSVACKNIWTDRKGAEYMWWNNVETKPGTGYPTKWEDQEIYQGGWVKNGDTVSLKGAGKLKGLKNIFHNPNMPVLDDYYEPWAYRYQDLFDAPEGDDQPIGRAVSLITGEPMEIKAGPNWDDDLSGTPDYARQDVNFKHLSQAEQEAMFQLEKMTFHYLPRICNHCLNPACVGSCPSGALYKRGEDGVVLINQERCRAWRMCVTACPYKKSYYNWNTGKSEKCVLCYPRLESAQAPACMHSCVGRIRYLGVMLYDADQIQAVASCDEDQLVDRHLDIYLDPFDPAVIKAAKENGIADSTIKAAQNSPVYKFVKKWKIALPLHPEFRTLPNLFYVPPLLPAMASVSADGTYDTVSEHLLAGVEKLRVPIRYLSSLFTAGNDNKVIDVFKKLHAVRVSRRDTTVKDVTEKQLNTVMSEANMDIHTANEIFRLTSLATFEERFVIPAAHREEAIEMLENTGDYKGSTGFGFKEKPARGL from the coding sequence ATGAATATAAGATCGCAAATATCAATGGTTTTCCACCTCGACAAATGTATAGGTTGTCATACTTGTTCGGTTGCTTGTAAAAACATCTGGACGGATAGAAAAGGTGCCGAATACATGTGGTGGAACAACGTGGAAACTAAACCAGGAACTGGATATCCTACAAAATGGGAAGACCAAGAAATTTACCAAGGTGGTTGGGTTAAAAATGGAGATACTGTTTCGTTAAAAGGAGCTGGTAAATTAAAAGGGTTAAAAAATATTTTCCACAATCCTAATATGCCAGTATTAGATGATTACTATGAGCCATGGGCTTATCGTTATCAAGATTTGTTTGATGCACCAGAAGGTGATGATCAACCAATCGGTAGAGCTGTATCGTTAATTACAGGCGAACCAATGGAAATTAAAGCTGGTCCAAACTGGGATGATGATTTATCAGGAACACCAGATTATGCTCGTCAAGATGTTAACTTTAAACACTTGAGCCAAGCAGAACAAGAAGCAATGTTCCAGTTGGAAAAAATGACTTTCCATTACTTGCCACGTATCTGTAACCACTGTTTAAATCCTGCCTGTGTTGGATCATGTCCATCAGGAGCTTTATACAAAAGAGGTGAAGATGGTGTAGTTTTGATTAACCAAGAAAGATGTAGAGCTTGGAGAATGTGTGTAACTGCATGTCCTTACAAAAAAAGTTACTACAACTGGAATACAGGTAAATCAGAAAAATGTGTGCTTTGTTACCCACGTTTAGAATCGGCTCAAGCACCAGCTTGTATGCACTCATGTGTTGGTCGTATCCGTTATTTAGGAGTAATGTTGTACGATGCAGACCAAATTCAAGCGGTTGCTTCTTGCGATGAAGACCAATTGGTTGACAGACATTTAGATATTTATTTAGATCCGTTTGATCCAGCTGTAATTAAAGCTGCAAAAGAAAATGGTATTGCTGACTCTACAATTAAAGCAGCTCAAAATTCTCCAGTATATAAATTTGTTAAAAAGTGGAAAATTGCGTTACCACTACACCCTGAATTTAGAACTTTACCAAACTTATTCTATGTTCCACCATTGTTGCCAGCTATGGCTTCGGTGAGTGCTGATGGTACTTATGATACAGTTTCTGAACATTTATTAGCGGGTGTAGAAAAATTAAGAGTTCCAATTCGTTATTTATCATCTTTATTTACTGCCGGAAACGACAACAAGGTAATAGATGTGTTTAAAAAGTTACACGCTGTTAGGGTTTCTAGAAGAGACACTACCGTAAAAGATGTAACCGAAAAACAATTAAATACTGTAATGAGCGAAGCTAATATGGATATACATACTGCAAACGAAATTTTCAGATTAACATCGTTGGCTACTTTCGAAGAAAGATTTGTTATCCCTGCTGCTCACCGTGAAGAAGCTATTGAGATGCTTGAAAACACTGGTGATTACAAAGGAAGTACTGGCTTTGGATTTAAAGAAAAACCAGCTAGAGGTCTTTAA
- the accB gene encoding acetyl-CoA carboxylase biotin carboxyl carrier protein — MKPTEIQELIKFVSKSGVSEVEIQDKDFKIVIKTPAQKKGKGEEIHTIYAQPQQMMMQAPQQIQQAAPAPTPAPVAAAPQKAAESDDAKYVTVKSPMIGTFYRKASPDKPNFVNVGDDVTPKTVVCIIEAMKLFNEIEAEVTGKIVKMLVDDGSPVEYDQPLFLVDPS, encoded by the coding sequence ATGAAACCAACTGAAATTCAAGAATTAATAAAATTTGTTTCTAAATCTGGCGTAAGCGAAGTAGAAATTCAAGACAAAGATTTTAAAATTGTTATTAAAACTCCTGCACAAAAGAAAGGTAAAGGCGAAGAGATTCATACTATTTATGCTCAACCGCAACAAATGATGATGCAGGCACCGCAACAAATTCAACAAGCGGCTCCAGCACCTACTCCTGCCCCAGTTGCAGCAGCTCCACAAAAAGCAGCAGAAAGTGATGACGCAAAATATGTTACTGTAAAATCGCCAATGATTGGTACTTTTTATAGAAAAGCATCGCCTGACAAGCCTAATTTCGTGAATGTTGGTGATGATGTAACTCCTAAAACAGTTGTTTGTATTATCGAAGCAATGAAATTATTTAATGAAATTGAAGCAGAAGTTACTGGTAAAATTGTAAAAATGTTGGTTGACGATGGCTCTCCTGTAGAATACGACCAACCATTGTTTTTAGTAGACCCTAGTTAA
- the narI gene encoding respiratory nitrate reductase subunit gamma: protein MLDFLLFGALPYVALAVFLIGSIYRYTAKGFQVSSLSSQFLEGRQLFFGSQFFHWGIVMLFLGHLIGFLVPSAVLAWNGSPVRLLILEFTAFGFAISSLIGLALLIKRRATTKRIQMVSNNMDYVVYLVLLVQIITGIGIAYFGRWGSNWFASVMTPYLRSVFAFNPNVDLIAQLSTSNAMALLMVKTHIASAFLIIGIIPFTRFVHFLVAPVDYIWRKYQLVIWNWNHKEIRNSKNYFPGKSRDFKNN from the coding sequence ATGTTAGATTTTTTATTATTCGGAGCCTTACCTTATGTAGCACTAGCGGTGTTTTTAATAGGGTCAATATATAGATATACTGCCAAAGGCTTTCAGGTGTCGTCATTGTCATCACAATTTTTAGAAGGAAGACAATTGTTTTTCGGTAGTCAGTTTTTTCACTGGGGTATCGTAATGTTGTTTCTTGGTCATTTAATTGGGTTTTTAGTGCCAAGTGCTGTTTTAGCTTGGAATGGTTCTCCAGTTAGATTGTTAATTCTTGAATTTACCGCTTTTGGTTTCGCCATCTCATCATTAATTGGGTTAGCATTATTAATTAAAAGAAGAGCTACTACAAAAAGAATTCAAATGGTATCTAACAACATGGATTATGTTGTTTACCTAGTATTGTTGGTTCAAATCATTACAGGTATTGGAATAGCTTATTTTGGTAGATGGGGCTCTAACTGGTTTGCATCAGTAATGACACCTTATTTACGTTCGGTATTTGCTTTTAATCCTAACGTTGATTTAATTGCTCAGTTATCTACAAGTAACGCAATGGCATTGTTAATGGTTAAAACCCACATTGCTTCTGCGTTCTTAATTATCGGAATTATTCCTTTTACAAGATTTGTTCACTTTTTGGTTGCTCCAGTTGATTATATTTGGAGAAAATACCAATTGGTTATTTGGAATTGGAATCACAAAGAAATTAGAAACTCTAAAAATTATTTCCCAGGAAAAAGTAGAGATTTCAAAAACAATTAA
- the accC gene encoding acetyl-CoA carboxylase biotin carboxylase subunit, protein MFKKILIANRGEIALRVIRTCKEMGISTVAVYSTADKDSLHVRFADEAVCIGPPKSSESYLNIPRIIAAAEITNADAIHPGYGFLSENAKFSKICQENGIKFIGASPEMIDAMGDKASAKETMIKAGVPVVPGSPGLLKDLADAKIVAKKIKYPVMMKATAGGGGKGMRIIWKEEELEAAWESARQEAAAAFGNDGMYMEKYIEEPRHIEIQIAGDGKNACHLSERDCSIQRRHQKLVEETPSPFMTPELRKKMGAAAIKAAKAVKYEGVGTVEFLVDKNRDFYFMEMNTRIQVEHTITEEVINYDLIKEQIKLAWGDKISGKNYEPTMHAIQCRINAEDPFNDFRPSPGKIETYHEPGGHGIRIDTHVYASYVIPPYYDSMISKLITVAQTREEAIKKMERALSEYIIEGVKSTIPFHQQLMQNEDFRKGNFTTKFMETFKLKEI, encoded by the coding sequence ATGTTTAAAAAAATATTAATAGCTAACCGAGGAGAAATTGCACTACGAGTTATTAGAACTTGTAAAGAAATGGGAATTAGTACCGTTGCAGTTTATTCTACAGCTGATAAAGATAGTTTACATGTACGTTTTGCTGATGAAGCAGTTTGTATTGGTCCTCCTAAGAGTTCAGAATCTTACTTAAATATACCTCGAATAATTGCTGCTGCTGAAATTACTAATGCTGACGCGATTCATCCTGGATATGGTTTTTTATCAGAAAACGCTAAGTTTTCGAAAATATGCCAAGAAAATGGCATTAAGTTTATTGGTGCATCACCAGAAATGATTGATGCAATGGGCGACAAGGCATCTGCTAAAGAAACCATGATTAAAGCAGGGGTTCCTGTTGTGCCAGGCTCACCAGGGTTACTTAAAGATTTAGCTGATGCAAAAATTGTAGCTAAAAAAATAAAGTACCCAGTAATGATGAAAGCAACTGCTGGTGGTGGGGGAAAAGGTATGCGTATCATTTGGAAAGAAGAAGAATTAGAAGCGGCATGGGAATCTGCTCGTCAAGAAGCTGCTGCTGCATTTGGTAATGACGGTATGTATATGGAAAAATACATTGAAGAACCTCGTCATATCGAAATACAAATTGCTGGAGACGGCAAAAATGCCTGTCATCTATCTGAAAGAGATTGCTCTATTCAACGAAGACATCAGAAATTAGTTGAAGAAACCCCTTCTCCTTTTATGACTCCTGAGTTAAGAAAAAAAATGGGCGCTGCGGCAATTAAAGCTGCAAAAGCCGTTAAATACGAAGGTGTTGGTACTGTTGAATTCTTAGTGGATAAGAATAGAGATTTTTATTTCATGGAAATGAATACACGAATTCAGGTAGAACACACAATTACAGAAGAGGTAATTAATTACGATTTAATAAAAGAACAAATAAAACTGGCTTGGGGAGATAAAATTAGCGGAAAAAATTATGAACCAACTATGCATGCTATTCAATGTAGAATAAATGCAGAAGACCCTTTTAATGATTTTAGACCTAGCCCAGGTAAAATTGAAACATATCACGAACCAGGTGGTCATGGAATACGAATAGACACTCATGTTTATGCTAGTTATGTTATTCCACCCTATTACGATTCGATGATATCAAAATTGATTACAGTAGCTCAAACCCGTGAAGAAGCAATTAAAAAGATGGAAAGAGCGTTAAGTGAATACATTATTGAGGGTGTAAAATCTACTATACCTTTTCACCAACAACTAATGCAAAATGAAGATTTCAGAAAAGGAAACTTCACTACTAAATTTATGGAAACGTTTAAATTAAAAGAAATTTAA
- a CDS encoding nitrate reductase subunit alpha — protein sequence MSWIEDIISPKTRKWEEFYRNRWQYDKVVRSTHGVNCTGGCSWAIHVKDGIVVWEMQQIDYPQFNKEIPPYEPRGCQRGISYSWYLYSPIRVKYPIMRGALLDLFNAEKEAAGGDLVKAWENLQKDPVKRARYQRARGKGGFRRVRWDDALDLIAAANIYTVQKYGSDRIIGFAPIPAKSMLSYASGARYIQLMGGVNLSFYDWYCDLPNAFPEIWGEQTDVCESADWFVSKFIVSMGANLGMTRTPDIHFFSEARHNGTKTVVMSPDFSMVTKHADQWIPVHAGSDGAFWMAVTHVILQEYHVNRQVPYFIDYVKRFTDCPFLVRLDKKGDVVTPGRMVRANEMKQYQGITNGDWKFLNFDTKSGDLVVPKGSMGQRWDDNQGNWNLKFEDSETNKEYDPELSFIDKHEEVVQVEFVEYGLDKKALRGVPVRYLTSATGEKIPVATIYDLTMAQYGVGRGLAGDYPTSYNDKDQAYTPAWQEIFTGIGRDTVLQLAREWSDTAEITEGKCMVIVGAAINHWFHGNLMYRASIMAQMLTGCNGKNGGGMNHYVGQEKLAPMESWSTIMSSKDWGTIPRLQQGPIWHYINSSQWRYDGNQKYYNSVPDNKLAGMHTADWAVKAVRNGWMPYYPQYNKSNFDIVKDAQKAGCNTDDEMRNHIVKQLVDGTLKHAIVEPDEEINFPRNWFIWKGNAIGTSAKGHEYFLDHYLGTHTNKIADEVAGDIVEDITYKKEGARGKMDLVVDINFRMDTSALYSDIVLPTASWYEKADINSTDMHSFIHPLSAAIDPVWESKTDWQIFETLAERVSSMAHKYLPGVMKDVVNSPLSHDSKDEITQPRLQDWSKGECEAIPGKTMHKIAFVERDYSKIYHKFISLGKGVEKNGVSAHGVGFPVDDVYKEMLENRQHISKWEDGTEYPSLKEDVEAINAVLKLSSLTNGKLTKRAYEIMGKKIGVEAVERLGDGYEQIEMEYRDLQAQPKRYNSSPLWSGLMHEGRTYAAYTYNVDMFVPWRTLTGRQHFYLDHDAYIAFGEHLSTYKPSPTPEAYGDLRVTVNDGKARMLNCLTPHGKWHIHSTYGDTLRMLTLSRGGEPCWLSEKDAEDLGIKDNDHVEVYNDHGTYVTRACVSARIPKGVCIVYHAVERTYNIAKSQERRGKNGEARRGGMNNSFTRVHLKPNLMCGGYGQFSYHFNYWGPVGVNRDTHVLVRKMTKVEY from the coding sequence ATGAGTTGGATTGAAGATATCATATCACCGAAAACCAGAAAATGGGAAGAATTTTATCGTAACAGATGGCAGTACGATAAAGTAGTACGTAGTACTCACGGTGTTAACTGTACTGGTGGTTGCTCATGGGCAATTCACGTAAAAGACGGAATTGTTGTATGGGAAATGCAACAAATTGATTACCCACAATTTAATAAAGAAATTCCACCTTATGAGCCAAGAGGATGTCAAAGAGGTATTTCTTACTCGTGGTACTTATATAGCCCAATTAGAGTAAAATACCCAATAATGAGAGGTGCTCTTTTGGATTTATTTAATGCTGAAAAAGAGGCTGCAGGTGGTGACTTAGTGAAAGCTTGGGAAAATTTACAAAAAGACCCAGTAAAAAGAGCTCGTTATCAAAGAGCAAGAGGTAAAGGTGGATTTAGAAGAGTAAGATGGGATGATGCTCTTGACTTGATTGCAGCAGCAAATATTTATACTGTTCAAAAATATGGTTCTGACCGTATTATAGGTTTCGCACCAATTCCTGCAAAAAGTATGTTGAGCTACGCTTCTGGAGCTAGATATATCCAGTTAATGGGTGGTGTTAACTTAAGTTTTTACGATTGGTATTGCGATTTACCAAATGCTTTCCCAGAAATTTGGGGCGAGCAAACTGATGTTTGCGAAAGTGCTGACTGGTTTGTATCGAAATTTATTGTGTCGATGGGAGCAAATCTTGGTATGACAAGAACACCAGATATTCACTTCTTCTCTGAAGCAAGACACAATGGAACAAAAACGGTTGTAATGTCGCCAGACTTTAGTATGGTAACAAAACACGCTGATCAATGGATTCCAGTTCATGCTGGTTCTGATGGTGCTTTCTGGATGGCTGTTACTCACGTTATTTTACAAGAGTATCACGTTAATCGTCAAGTTCCTTATTTTATTGATTACGTAAAAAGATTTACCGATTGCCCTTTCTTAGTTCGTTTAGATAAAAAAGGAGATGTGGTTACTCCAGGTAGAATGGTTAGAGCCAATGAAATGAAACAATATCAAGGCATAACTAACGGAGATTGGAAATTCTTAAACTTTGATACAAAATCTGGTGATTTAGTTGTTCCAAAAGGATCTATGGGTCAACGTTGGGATGACAATCAAGGTAACTGGAATTTGAAATTCGAAGACAGTGAAACCAACAAAGAATACGACCCTGAATTATCATTCATTGATAAACATGAAGAAGTAGTTCAAGTAGAATTTGTTGAATATGGGTTAGATAAAAAAGCGTTAAGAGGTGTTCCAGTAAGATATTTAACTTCTGCAACAGGCGAAAAAATTCCAGTAGCTACTATCTACGATTTAACCATGGCACAATATGGTGTGGGTAGAGGTTTAGCTGGTGATTATCCAACTTCTTACAATGATAAAGACCAAGCTTATACTCCAGCATGGCAAGAAATATTTACTGGAATTGGTAGAGATACTGTATTACAATTGGCTAGAGAATGGTCAGATACAGCTGAAATTACTGAAGGTAAATGTATGGTAATTGTTGGTGCAGCTATTAATCACTGGTTCCATGGTAACTTAATGTATAGAGCTTCAATTATGGCTCAAATGCTTACTGGTTGCAATGGTAAAAATGGTGGTGGTATGAACCATTACGTTGGACAAGAAAAATTAGCTCCAATGGAGTCTTGGTCAACAATAATGAGTTCTAAAGATTGGGGTACAATTCCAAGATTACAACAAGGGCCAATATGGCATTACATCAATTCTTCGCAATGGAGATACGATGGAAACCAAAAATATTACAACTCTGTACCAGATAATAAATTAGCTGGCATGCATACTGCCGATTGGGCTGTGAAAGCAGTTCGTAACGGTTGGATGCCTTATTATCCTCAATACAACAAAAGCAATTTCGATATTGTAAAAGATGCTCAAAAAGCTGGTTGTAATACTGATGATGAAATGAGAAATCACATTGTTAAACAATTGGTAGACGGAACATTAAAACACGCAATTGTTGAACCAGATGAAGAAATTAACTTCCCAAGAAACTGGTTTATTTGGAAAGGTAATGCCATTGGAACTTCTGCCAAAGGGCATGAGTATTTCTTAGATCATTATTTAGGAACTCATACCAATAAAATTGCTGACGAAGTTGCTGGTGATATAGTTGAAGATATTACTTACAAAAAAGAAGGAGCAAGAGGTAAAATGGATTTAGTAGTTGACATCAACTTCCGTATGGATACGTCGGCGTTATATTCTGATATTGTTTTGCCAACAGCATCATGGTACGAAAAAGCAGATATCAACTCTACTGATATGCACTCGTTTATTCACCCATTATCAGCAGCGATTGACCCAGTATGGGAATCGAAAACTGACTGGCAAATATTTGAAACATTAGCTGAAAGAGTTAGTTCAATGGCTCATAAATATTTACCTGGAGTAATGAAAGATGTGGTAAACTCTCCATTATCTCACGATTCGAAAGATGAAATTACTCAACCAAGATTACAAGATTGGAGTAAAGGTGAATGTGAAGCAATACCTGGAAAAACAATGCATAAAATAGCATTTGTTGAAAGAGATTACTCTAAAATTTACCACAAATTTATCTCTTTAGGTAAAGGTGTAGAGAAAAATGGAGTTAGTGCTCACGGTGTTGGATTCCCTGTTGACGATGTGTACAAAGAAATGTTAGAAAACAGACAACACATTAGTAAATGGGAAGATGGAACTGAATACCCATCATTAAAAGAAGATGTGGAAGCAATTAACGCAGTACTTAAACTTTCTTCATTAACAAACGGTAAGTTAACCAAACGTGCTTACGAAATAATGGGTAAGAAAATAGGTGTTGAGGCGGTTGAAAGATTGGGTGATGGTTATGAGCAAATAGAAATGGAATATCGTGACTTACAAGCTCAACCAAAACGTTACAATTCTTCACCACTTTGGTCAGGTTTAATGCACGAAGGAAGAACTTATGCAGCCTACACCTATAACGTTGATATGTTTGTTCCATGGAGAACATTAACAGGAAGACAACACTTCTACTTAGACCACGATGCTTACATCGCATTTGGTGAACACTTGTCTACTTACAAACCCTCTCCAACTCCTGAAGCTTATGGTGATTTAAGAGTTACTGTAAACGATGGTAAAGCAAGAATGTTAAATTGTTTAACTCCTCACGGAAAATGGCATATTCACTCAACTTATGGTGATACATTAAGAATGTTAACCTTATCAAGAGGTGGAGAACCATGTTGGTTAAGTGAAAAAGATGCCGAAGATTTAGGTATAAAAGATAACGACCATGTGGAAGTTTACAATGACCACGGTACTTATGTAACTAGAGCTTGTGTTAGTGCACGTATTCCAAAAGGTGTTTGTATTGTTTATCACGCTGTTGAAAGAACTTACAACATTGCAAAATCACAAGAAAGAAGAGGTAAAAATGGTGAGGCTCGTAGAGGTGGAATGAACAACTCGTTTACTAGAGTTCATTTGAAACCAAACTTAATGTGTGGTGGTTACGGACAATTCTCTTACCACTTCAATTACTGGGGTCCAGTAGGGGTAAACCGTGATACACATGTATTGGTACGTAAAATGACTAAAGTTGAATATTAA